CAAACCTGAGCTACACAACACTGACAGAATAGAGCAGAGACATAATAACAAACACTGAATCAACAACGGGCTCACCACTCTTGCACTGCTTGTTGGCAAAGAAGTTTCTGGCAGCCTAATtaccccaggggaaaaaaaaaaaaaacgcaacagAAAACTAGGTCACACAATATCTGTTTACCTGCAATTCGTGAAGCCTTCAGTAACTGGGAAGTCACCTGTGATATTAACATATTGTTTCACGTTGTTCGCTGTCAGAGCCAGTAATGACTGTTAAAATAAGAACATGTATTCAATGAGGCAAACacgctgtttaaaaaaaatactcttaagTTTAACCCAAAGGCCCCAAACGACGGGCTGAAACACTCTAAGCCCCTCCTCGTTTCACCGACTCACTGTTGGACTTTGCTGCAGGGGCCTGGCCCACAGACACTGCTGTAGCTCAGCCGGGGGGTGATTAATAAAGCTTCGGCTGCCCCAGGTTTAAAAATAAGGTAAATTCAGCCCGCGTCCCCCCGCACAACTCTGCCCAGCTCAGTGCGAAGACGTTGCTCCCACAGCAGGAACCACTAAAAAGGCGCCCGCTGCCCTCAGGCCCTGAGGCACAGCCGCGCGGCCTAACCAAGCGCCGCTCCTgaggcggggcggcccggcccgcagccccgcgcGCAGCGGGCAGCCTCCCTCTCCGCACCCGGGCCAGcaagccccgccgccgccccgctcccgagGCACAGCCCGCTCGGGGACACCAGACCCTCAGCCCCAACCCGTCCCCTCAGCCCACCACCGCCATCACTCACCATCCCCGCCCGCCACCGCTACGCAACTTCCGGCGGCCGCCGGGCGGGGCAGCGCCCCCTAGTGGGGcccgccggcgctgccgccgTGAGGCGCGAGCGGGCTGAGGCGGGGGGGGTCCGTCCCTCGGCGGCCGTTCGGGCTCTGGCGGGcagcgtggcgggggggggggcgtcggCGGTGGCAGCCTGCGCCCGAGGgaggctgagggtggtgagcccctggcccaggttgcccagagaagctgtggctgccccatccctggaggggttcaaggccaggttggacggggcttggagcaacccgggctggtgggaggtgtccctgcccagggcagggggtggcactgggtgggctttaaggtcccttccaacccaaaccactctatgattctgtgatcccgtGGAAGCACTTGGAAAGCTTTTGCAAACAGGCCATCCTCTTCCCGGCACCCATCTCTTCTCTCCCACTCCCACCCCTCTGAACCATGGAGCAGGCACTGTTTCCATCAGCTCTGCTCACAGCAGGCTGCAGAAGGTACGTCCACTCCTTCCCCACCCAGCACCTGACATTCAAGTCAAACGAAATCGTTGAACTCGTTCAAACTGAGCCTGCCCCTTTCCTATCAGGTGTGCGCTGATACTGCAGTCGCGCTTTGAGATGGAGAGTCAACGGCTTTCAGCTGACAGGAAAGCACTGCTTCTTGTTCCCCTGCTCAGCCACAGCACCACGTCACTAAAAACAGCGGTGACTAAAaacagtgacaagtggcgttcctcaggggtcagtactgggaccgatgctgtttaacatcttttttttcggcaacatggacagtgtcattgagtgcaccctcagcaagtttgccgacgacaccaagctgtgcggcacggtcgacatgctggagggaagggatgccatccagagggacctggacaggcttgagaggtgggacCATGCAAAACACATGAAgatcaaccaggccaagtgcaaggtcctgcaactggttcatggcaatcccaggcacaaatacagattgggcagagaatggcttgataggagccctgaggagaaggactcgggggtgctggtggacaagaagctcaacatgagccggcaacgcgcacttgcagcccaaaaagccaaccacatcctgggctgcatcaaaagaagcatggccagcaggtcgagggaggcgattctgcccctctactctgctgagacccccacctggaatactgcgtccagctctggagtcctcagcacaagaaggacatggacctgttggaatgggtccagaggaggccacaaagatgcccAGAGGGCTGgcgcacctctgctgtgaggacaggctgagagagctgggggggttcagcctggagaggagaaggctccggggagaccttagagccccttcctaaagggggcccacaggaaggatggggagggactctggatcagggagtgtaatgatacgacaaggggtaacggtttcaaactgaaggaggggagatttagattggatatgaggaagaaattctttgctgtgagggcggtgagcccctggcccaggttgcccagagaagctgtggctgccccatccctggaggggttcaaggccaggttggacggggcttggagcaacctggtctggtgggaggtgtccctgcccagggcagggggtgagactggatggtctttaaggtcccttccaacccaaaccattctatgattctatgactaaaaACAGGTCTGATGGCAGAACCGTGGCGTGGCAAGCAGTTGGAGAGACTTTATATCCCTGTCAGCGTGGGGATGGCGGGAGGCAGCTGGACACTTCTGCCTTACACCCCCTCAGCTGCATCCAAGGGCAGGTCCCACAGTGGCTGCTGCCCAGGAACCGCCACGCCTGTCTCTCCCACTTACCTGCCTGTTGTTTGTCTTTCCTTACTTGGTACAGGAACCCACCGCCTTGGCACAGCATGAAAGTGCCTAATCAGCTGGCATAAGGGAGGGATGTTGAAGCCAAACCCAGACTTCAAAGAACTTCTTGCTTTTATCCCTACCTCAGCCAGAACACAGAGATCTTTTCACCAGCTGCTTTTAGTATTTCAGACCAGAACAAGGGTCTGCCTCAGTTTTAGGTACACCCCACCATGTTAAACCCATCCAGTCCCAAGGAGACAGCGATGGTTAGAGTTTCTTCCTGCAAGGTAGAAGTACAGTCCTCCAGTCAGGGAAGAGAAACCTACAAAGAGAAATCTACATACAGAGAAATTAACTGAAGTAGTTTAGTAAACAGACTATTTGTTTAAACAAGACTTTATTGAAGACACTTTAGAAGTGTACCTACAAAACAACATTCCCGCCCCCATATTAGGATGTTAGTCATCCACTGGGAACAAAGCAAATGCCTGGTGTGTGTTGTCAACCTGGGGACACTCAGAGCTTGCTGAGGAACCTACAGAAGGACCAAATTCACATAATTTAGAGCTGGGCAATTTCAGCCTTGGCTCAGTTAGGACTGAAGGAAGCTGAAGAACCTTTTCCAGAGACACGTCTCCAGCAGACTGAACGCACTGGAAGCTGACAGCCTACACTAGCCTTACTCTGAAGTCACATCATTTACTTCTGCGGAGAGGGAGAGACCCACTTTGGTTTTGGAAGCGAAGAGGAACCAGCCCCTGGATTTAACTTGCAGGTTTTAATCTATTTTTCGATGGTTCTAGGAGATCCCCATCACTAAGAGCACAGTAGTATTTGCAGGAAGCATTATAACAGAGCAGTAACAATACCTAGTAAAAGAGTCAGCCACCCCACCTTCCAAATACACCTAGAGAGAGGCTGCATATCAGACTGGCTATTTCAACTAGCGTATAAGAAAACCCTAGAGACACAGACATTAGTGGCACAAGTTAAATAGCAAGTGGCATGCTGTTTCTGTAGTATATTCTGCACTTCTACCACGGCAGAGTTTCCCCTTGCCAGTCCAGGAAggaaccattttctttttcaccaaGACGGTCCAGAACGGAGAGAATTCCTGGGATAGCCTCTTGCACCTGCATGGGAGCCTAGAGCAAATCAAGTTTAGATTATTACGGGGAATATCCTACAGAGGAGAATGAAATGCATTTAAGGAGTTACTAGAATCAAGTGGGATGCATTTTCACGTTTCATAGTGTGCCTCTGCAGCACATGGAAGTGTATACTGTACAGTGGGTTCTTTCTCAAGGGCTGGTGTTGAGAGgtattagttgtttagcttaaataagtacgttttttaattagaataaattacttagggttataatatggtgtgatttatgctgcTTGCCTAGCTTTACTTGgcatgagtagctagatttgctgaagcctttaggccacaatagagttaattttcttaataattttcctagcagctgatacagtgctgtgtttagtcttttagtacgAGGAAAATGTCGATagcacactgatgttttggtagtgtttttccTAAGActgggacttttcagttccccatgttctgccagtgagtgcaggtgcacaagaagcataaaccagaagataaggaggcaaCAACtctcagcagagactgcaaatcaacaagataagagcAGCCAACAGCCAGCCTGGACACAGGGAGAGAATCCAAGAAGGCGTTAGAAGACCCCacaccaaaaatcaccattggaaTAAAAGATGTGTGAAAGGCATGTGGGGGGCAGGTGTAGAGATcacaagggtataattgcccagggatttctttgtttagtgtccctctctggaggcacccagcccggGCTGACCCTACTGCTggacctttcaattaaattatctatttttataaaatcgTGCTGTGGGAAACCCCGGGTCAAGCCTGAAGGAGGAGGGAGTACACCTGAGAGTAAGCGTGTGTGAGAGGAGCTGAAAGGGGCACCCATCAGCTCCTGGGGGTCGCCCATTGTGAGAGGGCCCTGGTCCAACTCCTTGAATGGGGTGTGAATGGTCAGGCAGAGGCTTCTCCTTTAACAGTTGGGACAACAGGGGAGTCATACTTTCATGTTTTCAGAGATATGTCTCTTACCATGTTTCCACCCATGTCTGTCTGAAGCCAGCCTGGGtgcaaagaaatgcagagaattCCATCTGATTTCAAGTCTGCAGCAAGACACCTGGTGATCATGTTCAGTGCAGTCTACAAGAGTGGAAACCACCTATCAGTGTGCTAGTTTTACAAACCTTGAGCAAGACCATAAGCCAAGCTAATTGGACCTTCCTTCCACCATGCTGCCATCTGACAAATGAAAGGGCAGTGAGAGTATCACAGTAGCTTATCCAGACTTAGTGGGGGCTTCATTCTCAGAGATATCTGTTAAGAGAAGCGTTGTGAAAGCTCTATCACCATAAGCCTAGTGCCCAAAGATGAAACTAAGTTATGCTGGAAGATAAAATAGGATTTGAAACTCTTAAGGAGCTGTGGGGAAAATAATATTGACATAAGGACTCTGTTTTTCTGCCGTAATCACTACACAAACATTCAGGTTTTTTACTTCTGAACAGGGAAAACAAGCATATTAACAGCTTATGAGTAGGTGGTGTAGGAGAAACTGGATGCCTAATCCTGACTATTCGTACAAACTCAGTCTCTGGATGTGACAAAACGAAAAACTCCACCTCTCACTAACTAGCATTACCATGTACAGGTCAGCGCGCCTTTTGTTGAGTTTCATGCCTGCTATCTTGCTCGGCCTGGAGAGGAACACAGCTAATAGGGCACACCATTGACGGCATCGGTTCTTCCCCGAAAGCCAAGTCCCTCTGAAATGGATCTATATCGGAGTAGTGAGGGCGCACTTGTGAGCCTGTTCTTAAGAAGTCAGTGTGCGTGCTCCAGATGTACGGTTTTCACAGGTCCCATTTCCACCCACATGAAGAACAAGAACAGTTCCTTTGTCATCCTATCCAAGGAAGCGTCGCACACCTCAGATCATTGTCTTAAGCTCAGAGTGGTCTTTAACTAACAGGCCTGCCCTAACCCACTGAGCACAGCCCAGGGAAACCTACAAACCTTTGCTATCCTGTAGGGGTAGACCTTGAGGAACATCTCATTTGCCTGGACGAGTTGCATGGAGGCAGCAAGAGAAGACATATTGATAATAGCAGCTCTATGGCAGCCCATTCCTGTGCTCAGCTGGGCTGCCTTCCTCAGAAGGGGTAGAAACGCCTGTGAAAACAagagtttgttttaatttgtcagCTTGCTCTTGGAAAATTCAAGGCAAGCTGGACTCTCAGGTTCTGCTCTATGAAGAATTGCAGTCGAGCACAGAATGGTGATGGCTCCCCAGACAAGCTGACCATAGGAAACCTTTCTATAACAGCCAGCTGTAAATAGCAAGGACCTTCAGTCTCTTCTGCCCACCTCCGAATCCAACCTGTCCACTCAAGTGACCTCATACCAGATGGattgaaataaagagaaagatCCTTGATAAAATGGATCTCTTGCTGCTCTCTAGGCATGCAGTTTGATATCAGACCTGCATCTGTGCAGTTCCAAGGTGGCAAGTGCTTTGGTTACGCGTCCAGCTCACTAGTGGAGAAGCCTCTTATAGTACCATAGATGAACCACAGTCCTCCCAGTTCTTACCTTGGTGACCATCAACTGGGCAACTGTGTTGGTTTCATAAATGGTGAGCATTGTCTCTGCTGTGACTTCTTCCAAGGAAGCAAGCACATTGATGCCAGCATTGTTGATGAGGCAGTTCAGACCTTTGTCTCCCACAATTTCTTCCACTTCCTTGACTACTTTCTTGATGCTGTTTTCACAGACCACATCTGCACAGAGGAGCCAAGAATAGCTACAGTGAACAGTGAAATGTGGGGTTCAAATTTCATTTGTCACTGTACAACTGCCCGATAAACCAAAGCTACGGCATTAGGCTGAATGGGGACATTTAGGTAGCACACAGAGATAACAATGCCCAGAAGACTTTACATAGATTATGTTGTCCCACTGTTATCTTAAGACGAGGGTGATCGTTTTCAGCTGCTGGAGGTCATGTACAGCTACTGATCACCCAGGAGAGGAGTTTCTTAAGAAACATACTTCTGTATAAGCCCTTTACTCACCCAGTTGGAGGAGCTTGATATTGCTATATTGCTTGCTAAGCTGCTGGAGTTCCtaggaagaagaaattatttgggttatcttttttacatatatatatatatatggctatCACATTAAACAGTTTGAGGCAGTGATACTACTTTGCTTTCCTCAGCTTTCCTGAGAGCAAGATCGATTACTCCAAGAAACTGGACTCTTCACCTGCTTAGTCAAGATACCAGCACGCTAGATTACAGAGTTAGTTCTCAGTGTACAACTCAAGGGTGTCTTTGCAGTGTAACCAAAGGTCTTCGATCAAGTGGGTACTGTTGCTGGTTCCACAGCAGACCTGGTGCTCAGACTGCATTCCAAGCCAGCAATTCCCCACTTCTGTAAGAAAAACGCTATTCTCCTGAAGCTCAGCTAGTGCTAGACATCAGCTCGGGGCAACGGGAATGC
The Rissa tridactyla isolate bRisTri1 chromosome 16, bRisTri1.patW.cur.20221130, whole genome shotgun sequence genome window above contains:
- the LOC128918475 gene encoding C-factor-like isoform X1, producing MAQPRCRSVLITGCSRGIGLGLVRGLAAANPSPDFVFATCRYPEKAQELQQLSKQYSNIKLLQLDVVCENSIKKVVKEVEEIVGDKGLNCLINNAGINVLASLEEVTAETMLTIYETNTVAQLMVTKAFLPLLRKAAQLSTGMGCHRAAIINMSSLAASMQLVQANEMFLKVYPYRIAKTALNMITRCLAADLKSDGILCISLHPGWLQTDMGGNMAPMQVQEAIPGILSVLDRLGEKENGSFLDWQGETLPW
- the LOC128918475 gene encoding C-factor-like isoform X2, whose amino-acid sequence is MLNSCKLLHELQQLSKQYSNIKLLQLDVVCENSIKKVVKEVEEIVGDKGLNCLINNAGINVLASLEEVTAETMLTIYETNTVAQLMVTKAFLPLLRKAAQLSTGMGCHRAAIINMSSLAASMQLVQANEMFLKVYPYRIAKTALNMITRCLAADLKSDGILCISLHPGWLQTDMGGNMAPMQVQEAIPGILSVLDRLGEKENGSFLDWQGETLPW